A region from the Wansuia hejianensis genome encodes:
- a CDS encoding ABC transporter ATP-binding protein, whose translation MNAEMLKFSHVAAGYRDREILHDVTLSVEEGDFVGLIGSNGTGKSTLIKCISGLLPLTKGEITICGREQSLLKSRERARLVAVVPQSYHVDYDFTVEDIVMMGRNPYLGFGKREDERDFEIVKNAMEATNTEIFRGRLYNELSGGERQRVILARAIAQQPRVILLDEPTSALDIHHQIEVMELIARLNREEHMTVLAVLHDINMAARFCRRIVMLRDGTVTADGTPEEVVNRKNMEELYAMKLMVRENPLFHKPEIVPIRVMGEEQVGNPFHIHVICGASGAAKIMEELDARGYRVTAGVVNVGSDDWDICHFLDLERVEIDPFTPVTEEDQKRNLKLMEDADVILISDVPFGESNLKNLEGLESRRGQIFFHKNALSNDYTGGKLVRRLEEIGVKKNIVYFGDHDEFLKSLEKMHEEGI comes from the coding sequence ATGAATGCAGAGATGCTGAAATTTTCCCATGTGGCTGCCGGATACAGGGACCGGGAGATTCTCCATGATGTGACCCTGTCGGTGGAAGAGGGGGATTTTGTCGGGCTGATAGGTTCCAACGGGACCGGGAAATCCACGCTGATTAAATGTATTTCCGGCCTTCTCCCGCTGACGAAGGGCGAGATTACTATCTGCGGAAGAGAACAATCTCTGTTAAAAAGCCGTGAAAGGGCCAGGCTGGTGGCCGTGGTGCCGCAGTCTTACCACGTGGATTACGATTTCACTGTGGAGGATATTGTCATGATGGGGAGAAATCCCTATCTGGGCTTCGGAAAGCGGGAGGATGAGAGGGATTTTGAGATCGTTAAAAATGCCATGGAAGCCACGAACACAGAAATATTCCGGGGCAGATTATATAATGAGCTGAGCGGGGGAGAGCGCCAGAGAGTGATTCTGGCCCGCGCGATTGCGCAGCAGCCCCGTGTGATCCTGCTGGACGAACCGACTTCCGCCCTGGACATCCATCATCAGATTGAAGTGATGGAGCTGATCGCCCGCCTGAACCGGGAGGAACATATGACGGTGCTGGCCGTTCTGCACGATATCAACATGGCGGCCCGTTTCTGCCGGAGGATCGTCATGCTGCGGGATGGAACGGTGACCGCTGACGGTACGCCGGAAGAGGTGGTGAACCGGAAAAATATGGAGGAGCTTTATGCTATGAAGCTCATGGTTCGTGAAAACCCGCTGTTTCATAAGCCAGAAATCGTGCCGATCCGGGTGATGGGCGAAGAGCAGGTGGGGAATCCGTTCCATATCCATGTGATCTGCGGCGCCAGCGGCGCTGCCAAAATCATGGAAGAACTGGATGCCAGAGGATACCGGGTGACTGCAGGCGTGGTGAATGTGGGCAGCGACGACTGGGATATCTGCCATTTTCTCGATCTGGAACGGGTGGAAATCGACCCGTTCACGCCAGTGACAGAGGAAGACCAGAAGCGGAACCTGAAGCTGATGGAGGATGCGGATGTGATACTGATCTCGGACGTGCCTTTTGGGGAAAGCAATCTGAAGAACCTGGAAGGGCTGGAGAGCAGGAGGGGACAGATATTCTTTCATAAAAATGCACTGAGCAATGATTACACCGGGGGAAAGCTGGTGCGCAGGCTGGAAGAAATAGGCGTTAAGAAAAATATTGTATATTTTGGCGACCATGATGAGTTCCTGAAAAGCTTGGAAAAAATGCATGAGGAAGGAATATGA
- a CDS encoding ammonium transporter, which yields MFSAVNTIWVLVGAALVFFMQAGFAMVETGLTRAKNAGNIIMKNLMDFCIGTPVFWLVGFGLMFGAGSGIIGNIGGIASEANYGAGMLPEGVPFWAFLIFQTVFCATSATIVSGAMAERTKFSAYCIYSAVISLVIYPISGHWIWGGGWLAQMGFHDFAGSTAVHMVGGVAALVGASILGPRIGKYGKDGKPKAIPGHSLTLAALGVFILWFCWFGFNGASTVSMGDDTMINLAGKVFVNTNLAAAVATVVVMLFTWVRYKKPDVSMSLNGSLAGLVAITAGCDAVTPVGAAVIGIAAGFAVVLIVEFVDKVLKVDDPVGAVAVHGGCGALGTILTGLFADGSTTEAGLFYGGGVHFLGVQLLGVVTVIAYVAAAMFLVFQVIKHTIGLRVTEEEEIDGLDIHEHNLVSSYADFMSGDGAGGRIIPSSEEAPAAAGAVPDVSHAGSGVSEEVEAAPLSKVVIVTRQNKLDRLLEAMNKIGVTGVTITNVLGCGVQKGAAKYYRGAEVEMNLLPKVKVEVIVSTVPVSNVIAAAEDVLHTGKFGDGKIFIYNVRNAVKIRTGEEGAAALADTEAEVTVAGERKNK from the coding sequence ATGTTTAGCGCAGTGAACACAATATGGGTCCTGGTAGGGGCCGCGCTGGTATTTTTTATGCAGGCAGGTTTTGCAATGGTCGAAACAGGGCTGACGAGAGCAAAAAATGCCGGGAATATTATCATGAAAAACCTGATGGACTTTTGTATAGGTACTCCTGTATTCTGGCTGGTGGGCTTTGGCCTGATGTTTGGAGCGGGCAGTGGGATTATTGGAAATATTGGAGGAATTGCCTCAGAAGCAAATTATGGGGCGGGGATGCTTCCCGAAGGCGTGCCGTTCTGGGCGTTCCTGATTTTTCAGACTGTATTCTGCGCAACATCGGCAACCATCGTCTCCGGGGCCATGGCGGAGCGGACAAAATTCTCGGCGTATTGTATTTACAGTGCAGTGATCAGTCTGGTCATCTATCCGATTTCAGGCCACTGGATCTGGGGCGGCGGGTGGCTCGCCCAGATGGGTTTTCATGATTTTGCGGGTTCCACTGCCGTCCACATGGTAGGCGGCGTTGCGGCTCTTGTGGGTGCGTCGATCCTGGGTCCCCGGATCGGTAAATACGGCAAAGATGGAAAACCGAAGGCGATCCCGGGCCACAGCCTGACACTGGCGGCTTTGGGCGTGTTCATTTTGTGGTTCTGCTGGTTTGGGTTCAACGGGGCGTCCACCGTCAGTATGGGGGATGATACCATGATTAATCTGGCGGGCAAGGTATTTGTCAATACGAATTTGGCGGCTGCGGTAGCTACAGTCGTAGTGATGCTGTTTACCTGGGTACGGTACAAGAAACCGGATGTTTCCATGTCACTGAACGGCTCGCTGGCGGGCCTGGTAGCCATAACCGCGGGCTGCGACGCGGTAACGCCGGTGGGCGCGGCAGTCATAGGAATTGCGGCAGGATTTGCGGTAGTGTTGATCGTGGAATTTGTTGATAAAGTGTTGAAGGTTGACGATCCTGTGGGGGCGGTTGCGGTACATGGCGGCTGCGGTGCCCTGGGAACAATTCTGACCGGCCTGTTTGCAGACGGCTCCACTACGGAAGCGGGGCTGTTCTACGGAGGGGGCGTCCATTTCCTGGGAGTGCAGCTGCTGGGTGTGGTGACGGTGATTGCTTATGTGGCGGCGGCAATGTTTTTAGTGTTCCAGGTCATTAAACACACGATCGGGCTTCGGGTCACCGAAGAAGAGGAGATTGACGGTCTGGATATCCATGAGCATAACCTGGTGAGCAGCTATGCAGATTTTATGAGCGGAGACGGAGCAGGCGGCAGGATAATCCCCTCTTCGGAGGAGGCGCCGGCGGCAGCCGGGGCTGTGCCTGATGTATCCCATGCCGGATCAGGAGTGTCCGAAGAGGTGGAAGCTGCGCCGCTGTCTAAGGTAGTGATTGTCACCAGGCAGAATAAGCTGGATCGTTTGCTGGAGGCCATGAATAAGATTGGCGTGACAGGTGTCACTATCACAAATGTGCTGGGCTGCGGCGTGCAGAAGGGTGCCGCAAAATACTATCGGGGTGCCGAAGTAGAGATGAACCTGCTGCCTAAAGTGAAGGTAGAGGTCATTGTCAGCACCGTGCCTGTCAGCAATGTAATAGCGGCTGCAGAAGATGTGCTGCATACCGGAAAATTTGGAGATGGAAAAATATTCATTTATAACGTGAGGAATGCTGTAAAGATCAGGACAGGAGAAGAAGGAGCCGCCGCCCTGGCAGATACAGAGGCAGAAGTCACTGTGGCTGGAGAACGGAAAAATAAATAA
- a CDS encoding DUF5685 family protein encodes MFGYITVNKEELKVKDFERYHSYYCGICRDLKQSCGELARMTLTYDMTFLAILLTGLYEEKSSQERHFCVLHPMQKRPCTRNRYTSYAADMNILLVYHNLMDDWQDEKKRGSLGAARLLRRSYLKTASRYPRQVRAIRRYLKELHRAEEERVEDIDLAAGLTGQLMEEIFVYQEDIWSSDLRKVGFYLGKFIYLMDAYEDLQKDRRTGNYNPFLPIMGRPDYEENALQILTMMAASASKAFEKLPVLENVDILRNILYAGIWTKYKMLRAEKESKHEENK; translated from the coding sequence ATGTTCGGATATATTACAGTTAATAAGGAAGAATTAAAGGTTAAGGATTTTGAACGGTACCATTCTTATTACTGCGGGATCTGCCGGGATCTGAAGCAGTCGTGCGGAGAGCTGGCCAGGATGACGCTCACGTATGATATGACTTTTCTGGCGATTCTTCTCACGGGGCTCTATGAGGAGAAGAGCAGTCAGGAGCGGCATTTTTGTGTTCTGCACCCCATGCAGAAGCGACCTTGCACAAGGAACCGTTATACCAGTTATGCGGCGGATATGAATATTCTGCTGGTTTACCACAACCTGATGGACGACTGGCAGGATGAAAAGAAGCGGGGAAGCCTGGGTGCGGCCCGGCTGCTGAGGAGGTCTTATCTGAAGACTGCGTCGCGCTATCCGCGGCAGGTCAGAGCGATCCGCCGCTATTTAAAAGAACTTCACAGGGCGGAAGAGGAACGCGTGGAGGATATTGATCTGGCGGCCGGGCTGACGGGGCAGTTGATGGAAGAAATTTTTGTATACCAGGAAGATATATGGAGCAGCGATCTGAGGAAGGTGGGTTTTTATCTGGGAAAGTTCATTTACCTGATGGATGCCTATGAAGATCTGCAAAAGGACCGGAGGACGGGAAATTATAATCCGTTTCTGCCGATCATGGGACGTCCTGACTACGAAGAGAATGCGCTGCAGATACTTACGATGATGGCGGCGTCGGCTTCCAAGGCTTTTGAGAAGCTTCCTGTTCTGGAAAATGTGGACATTTTAAGAAATATATTGTATGCTGGTATTTGGACGAAATATAAAATGCTGAGAGCAGAAAAAGAAAGCAAGCATGAGGAGAATAAATAA
- a CDS encoding efflux RND transporter periplasmic adaptor subunit, with product MRKKGQIKKEQKETAAVPSGRKRHAKKKKVMIAATALGAAAVAGIFIVLTGRSGKAAVALGITVNEVAAEAGDISNTVVGTGNLEAGGASALNIPSGLVIEDVLVESGDQVSAGDALATVSEASVLGAMEEVQSAISELDEQIQENLESTAEVTVTAGVSGRVKVIYGSAGADAGDCMVGNGAIMALSADGKMAVTTDNGAGAAKGDAVTVSQADGTTWNGTVESVSGQSCVTVFSDEGAGDNETVTVTASDGAVLGSGLTYIHQKIDVTVTGGTISEISVSENEEVEAGDTLMVLESDARTVKGRELSAEREALVATLQELLTISKTCTITAAVDGTVSSVNISGSGISGSQSGSSQAVVASFASSYTGSAQAGTARLTSVSGTELPQPGEEDAGTQLRLAVKSAGTGTADILALPAPEKGKTPVAGIQAEDGSYSGTVVWSPDDTEFQAATVYTAEIELTAGEGYYFGADSILSVEIGVISGITVSEDKNSLSFRISFPETETEQQTPEDSGDHQSQQGGSGTEQSSEKGSSGNGSVSGDAGAVNMNAVNTYNTGAAVQGEASSATESGGSGTVSGSGSGSSDDSTDITAFTIASGDEMILSVNVDELDINSISED from the coding sequence ATGAGGAAAAAAGGGCAGATCAAGAAGGAGCAGAAGGAGACAGCCGCAGTTCCGTCCGGCCGGAAGCGGCATGCGAAAAAGAAAAAAGTAATGATTGCGGCAACAGCACTGGGGGCGGCTGCCGTCGCGGGCATTTTTATTGTGCTGACAGGCCGCAGCGGGAAAGCGGCGGTGGCATTGGGTATTACGGTTAATGAGGTGGCGGCTGAGGCCGGAGATATTTCTAATACGGTTGTGGGAACCGGCAATCTGGAGGCGGGCGGGGCTTCGGCCCTGAACATTCCCTCAGGCCTTGTTATTGAAGATGTGCTGGTTGAAAGCGGGGATCAGGTGAGCGCCGGTGACGCGCTGGCGACGGTCAGCGAGGCTTCGGTGCTGGGCGCGATGGAAGAAGTCCAGTCGGCTATTTCAGAGTTGGATGAACAGATACAGGAAAATTTAGAGTCCACTGCAGAAGTTACCGTGACGGCCGGTGTCTCGGGAAGAGTAAAGGTGATATATGGAAGCGCAGGAGCAGACGCAGGTGACTGCATGGTCGGGAATGGTGCCATTATGGCGCTGTCAGCAGACGGCAAGATGGCTGTGACGACGGATAATGGAGCCGGTGCGGCAAAAGGGGATGCGGTAACGGTGTCCCAGGCTGACGGGACAACATGGAACGGCACGGTAGAAAGCGTCAGCGGACAGAGCTGTGTGACTGTATTTTCGGATGAGGGAGCCGGTGACAATGAAACCGTGACGGTGACGGCATCGGACGGCGCCGTTCTTGGAAGCGGTTTGACTTATATTCACCAGAAAATAGATGTGACTGTGACGGGGGGCACGATTTCAGAGATCAGCGTGTCAGAAAATGAAGAGGTGGAAGCCGGGGATACGCTGATGGTTCTGGAAAGCGATGCACGGACCGTGAAGGGAAGAGAGCTTTCAGCAGAACGTGAAGCGCTTGTTGCAACTCTCCAGGAGCTGCTGACGATCTCGAAGACATGTACCATAACAGCAGCAGTCGACGGGACGGTCAGCAGTGTCAACATTTCCGGAAGCGGTATTTCCGGAAGCCAGAGTGGGTCTTCCCAGGCTGTAGTCGCGTCATTTGCGTCATCATATACCGGAAGTGCCCAGGCTGGCACGGCACGGCTGACATCCGTTTCCGGCACAGAGCTTCCGCAGCCGGGAGAGGAGGATGCAGGCACTCAGCTCAGGCTGGCAGTGAAAAGTGCGGGAACGGGCACGGCAGACATACTTGCGCTACCCGCGCCGGAAAAAGGGAAGACGCCTGTGGCCGGCATACAGGCGGAAGACGGCAGTTACAGCGGAACGGTTGTCTGGTCCCCGGACGATACGGAATTTCAGGCTGCTACAGTGTATACGGCAGAGATTGAACTGACTGCCGGCGAGGGGTATTATTTCGGGGCGGACAGCATTCTGTCGGTGGAGATTGGCGTTATTTCGGGCATTACTGTATCTGAAGACAAAAACAGCCTGAGTTTCCGGATTTCGTTTCCGGAGACAGAGACGGAGCAGCAGACGCCTGAAGATTCAGGGGATCATCAGAGTCAGCAGGGCGGTTCAGGTACAGAGCAGTCATCGGAAAAAGGAAGTTCCGGCAATGGCAGCGTTTCCGGCGACGCCGGTGCTGTAAATATGAACGCTGTTAACACTTACAATACAGGGGCGGCGGTGCAAGGCGAGGCGTCATCTGCAACAGAATCCGGCGGGAGCGGTACTGTTTCGGGCAGCGGGTCCGGCTCTTCAGATGATAGCACCGATATCACAGCTTTTACGATAGCGTCCGGCGATGAAATGATATTATCAGTAAACGTGGATGAGCTGGATATAAATTCGATATCAGAAGACTAG
- the sigG gene encoding RNA polymerase sporulation sigma factor SigG — MAFNKVEICGINTSKLPVLTNEEKEQLFQRIKQGDSKARETYIKGNLRLVLSVIKRFSNSNENADDLFQIGCIGLMKAIDNFDTSLGVKFSTYAVPMIIGEIRRYLRDNNSIRVSRSLRDTAYKAIYARETYVKKNLREPTIMEIAEEIGIDKEDIVYALDAIQSPMSLFEPVYTEGGDTLYVMDQISDKKNKEENWVQDLALQDAIARLNPREKHIIELRFFEGRTQMEVAAEIGISQAQVSRLEKNALKAMRNYLAEE; from the coding sequence ATGGCGTTTAATAAAGTTGAAATATGCGGGATAAACACATCCAAGCTTCCGGTACTGACCAATGAAGAAAAGGAGCAGCTCTTTCAGCGAATCAAGCAGGGAGACAGCAAAGCCCGTGAGACCTATATTAAAGGAAATCTGCGCCTGGTGCTGAGTGTCATCAAGCGCTTTTCCAACAGCAACGAAAATGCGGATGACCTGTTTCAGATCGGATGTATCGGATTAATGAAAGCAATTGACAATTTCGATACCTCCCTGGGGGTGAAGTTCAGTACTTATGCCGTCCCCATGATCATCGGGGAAATCCGGCGGTACCTGAGGGACAATAATTCTATCAGGGTCTCCCGTTCCCTGCGGGACACGGCCTACAAGGCAATCTATGCCCGTGAAACTTATGTAAAAAAGAACCTTCGTGAACCCACCATCATGGAAATTGCAGAGGAAATTGGCATTGATAAAGAAGATATCGTCTATGCGCTGGACGCGATCCAAAGCCCCATGAGCCTGTTTGAACCAGTGTACACAGAAGGCGGGGATACCCTTTATGTTATGGACCAGATCAGCGATAAGAAAAATAAGGAAGAAAACTGGGTGCAGGATCTGGCCCTGCAGGATGCGATCGCCCGGCTGAATCCAAGAGAAAAGCATATCATAGAGCTCCGCTTTTTTGAAGGAAGAACACAGATGGAAGTAGCCGCAGAGATTGGGATCTCTCAGGCTCAGGTCAGCAGGCTGGAGAAAAACGCACTGAAGGCCATGCGGAATTATCTCGCCGAAGAATAA
- a CDS encoding J domain-containing protein, translated as MQDPYEVLGVSRDASTDEIKKAYRTLSRKYHPDANINNPNKAQAEEKFKQIQQAYKQIMDEKEHGTSSSGAYGSGSYGYGGQAGGGYGNDAEMQAAANYINNGHYMEAMSVLNNISNRNGTWYYLHAIANAGLGNNVNALEDAQMAVNLEPENLQFQRLLQQLSGNSEWYSNMGGGYGAGDCGQGSMSKVCCSCCAINALCSCCCPYGRVCCF; from the coding sequence ATGCAGGACCCATATGAGGTACTGGGCGTATCGAGAGATGCCAGTACAGACGAAATAAAAAAAGCCTACCGGACTCTGAGCCGGAAATATCATCCAGATGCCAACATTAATAACCCCAATAAGGCTCAGGCTGAAGAAAAATTTAAACAGATACAACAGGCGTATAAGCAGATCATGGATGAAAAAGAACATGGTACTTCTTCTTCCGGCGCCTATGGAAGCGGCAGCTACGGGTATGGCGGTCAGGCCGGCGGAGGCTACGGCAATGACGCAGAGATGCAGGCTGCGGCCAATTACATTAATAATGGCCATTACATGGAAGCTATGAGTGTGCTGAACAATATTTCCAACAGGAACGGCACCTGGTATTATCTGCATGCAATTGCCAATGCAGGGCTGGGCAATAATGTGAACGCTCTGGAGGATGCGCAGATGGCCGTCAATCTGGAACCGGAGAATCTGCAGTTCCAGAGGCTGCTTCAGCAGCTATCCGGGAACAGTGAATGGTATTCCAACATGGGAGGCGGTTACGGTGCGGGCGATTGCGGCCAGGGCAGCATGAGCAAGGTCTGCTGCTCCTGCTGTGCGATTAACGCGCTGTGCAGCTGCTGCTGTCCATACGGCAGAGTATGCTGTTTCTAA
- a CDS encoding FecCD family ABC transporter permease → MKIKRKKLAIVLAVILCVIIIYICTVIGAASISFEDANRILLHELFHMNVDMEGISQGSISIIWNVRLPRVILGFLAGASLAVCGAGFQGIFKNPMADPFVLGVSSGAALGASVGIVLHFTGGFLGLNGTTLLAFMGAFLSIALVYSISRVGKRVPVATLLLSGIAVNQTLTAVISLVMIFNKQSMDQIMFWTMGSLNGKGWNQILTVLPYVAAGLLLLFTSCRELDIMLTGEDTAVQLGVNVEFLKKKVLFASSIITAAIISVTGIIGFVGLVVPHVVRILTGPKHRRLMPLSLVMGGTFLIICDTVSRSVATQEIPVGIITAVCGGPFFLYLLRKARKGGSSL, encoded by the coding sequence ATGAAGATCAAACGGAAAAAACTGGCAATCGTATTGGCGGTCATTCTGTGTGTGATTATCATTTATATCTGCACAGTGATCGGGGCTGCCTCGATTTCTTTCGAGGATGCCAACCGAATTTTGCTGCATGAACTGTTTCATATGAATGTGGACATGGAGGGAATCAGCCAGGGAAGTATATCAATTATCTGGAATGTGCGCCTGCCCAGGGTGATTCTGGGCTTTCTGGCCGGGGCGTCCCTGGCTGTATGCGGCGCGGGGTTTCAGGGGATTTTTAAAAATCCCATGGCTGACCCGTTTGTGCTGGGGGTTTCATCGGGAGCGGCGCTCGGGGCGTCCGTCGGCATTGTGCTGCATTTTACCGGCGGGTTTTTGGGGCTGAACGGAACTACGCTGTTGGCTTTCATGGGCGCGTTCTTGTCTATCGCCCTGGTTTACAGTATTTCCCGGGTAGGAAAGAGAGTTCCCGTGGCTACTCTGCTGCTGTCGGGGATTGCGGTGAACCAGACGCTGACGGCGGTGATTTCTCTTGTTATGATATTCAATAAACAGAGTATGGACCAGATCATGTTCTGGACCATGGGAAGTTTGAATGGAAAGGGCTGGAATCAGATTCTGACTGTGCTTCCCTACGTGGCGGCAGGATTACTCCTTTTGTTTACCTCCTGCCGGGAGTTGGATATCATGCTGACGGGAGAAGATACTGCTGTCCAGCTAGGAGTCAATGTGGAATTCCTGAAAAAGAAGGTTCTTTTTGCTTCCAGTATTATAACGGCAGCAATTATATCCGTGACAGGCATAATCGGCTTCGTGGGCCTGGTGGTGCCCCATGTGGTGAGAATTCTCACAGGGCCGAAGCACAGGCGCCTGATGCCTCTTTCGCTGGTTATGGGAGGCACCTTTTTGATCATATGTGATACGGTATCCCGGAGTGTCGCCACCCAGGAAATACCGGTAGGGATCATCACCGCGGTCTGCGGCGGTCCTTTTTTCCTATACCTGCTGCGCAAGGCGCGGAAGGGAGGGAGTTCTCTATGA
- the sigE gene encoding RNA polymerase sporulation sigma factor SigE, whose product MIMHAALPNRFRLRMLPRFSPVVFGKTGELYYIGGTDVLPSPLSPDAEAEAIAGLADPENTEARSDLIEHNLRLVVYIAQKFDNTGVGVEDLISIGTIGLIKAINTFNPEKKIKLATYASRCIENEILMYLRRNSKTRMEVSIDEPLNVDWDGNELLLSDILGTDEDVIYKGLEDEVEKSLLGKAIGKLSDREQTIVKLRFGINMPEGGEKTQKEVADLLGISQSYISRLEKRIMKRLKKEIVRYE is encoded by the coding sequence ATGATTATGCACGCTGCACTGCCGAACCGATTTCGGCTGCGCATGTTACCAAGGTTTTCCCCGGTTGTTTTTGGTAAGACCGGGGAGCTGTACTATATAGGCGGGACGGATGTATTGCCGTCGCCTCTCTCCCCGGACGCGGAAGCGGAAGCGATCGCAGGTCTTGCGGATCCGGAAAACACAGAAGCCCGGTCTGATTTAATTGAACATAATCTGCGGCTGGTCGTCTATATCGCCCAGAAATTTGACAATACGGGAGTAGGGGTGGAGGATCTGATCTCCATCGGTACCATAGGGCTGATTAAAGCCATCAATACTTTTAATCCGGAGAAAAAGATCAAGCTGGCCACCTACGCTTCCCGGTGCATTGAAAATGAAATACTCATGTATCTGCGCAGGAACAGCAAGACGAGAATGGAGGTGTCCATTGATGAACCGCTGAATGTAGACTGGGATGGAAATGAACTCCTGTTGTCTGACATTCTGGGAACGGACGAGGATGTCATCTACAAAGGGCTGGAGGATGAGGTGGAAAAAAGCCTTCTGGGCAAAGCGATCGGCAAGCTTTCCGACAGGGAACAGACGATTGTTAAGCTCCGCTTTGGAATTAACATGCCGGAAGGCGGTGAAAAGACACAGAAAGAGGTAGCCGATCTGCTGGGTATCTCTCAGTCTTATATTTCCCGCCTGGAAAAACGGATCATGAAGCGGCTGAAAAAGGAAATTGTGCGTTATGAATAG
- a CDS encoding ABC transporter substrate-binding protein, with the protein MKKRIVNLLLAGILSVTAVLAAGCGSGKSSSNSGEEGENTVSAGSENAGSNSASSSGSSDNAEGDEKGTTVYPLTVEDDLGNEVIIEEEPERVVSLSPANTETLFALGAGERIVGRTDYCSYPEEAAEVESVGTYTAPNTELIISLSPDVVFASDYIDDAVRDQVEEAGAKVVVFSANDVKSVEKNIETAGQILNLNEKAQELTESMTAELEELKDVIAEGGAEKSAFIDLGSYYSAGTGSLLGNMLNDLSVRNIAEDTGETWPQLSLEKIIESDPDIYISLFTSPEELKQTSGLNDLECIKNGNIIYFEGLSPEADMIQRAGPRIVEGTKLLAEKIYPDLFS; encoded by the coding sequence ATGAAGAAACGGATCGTAAATTTACTGCTGGCAGGAATCCTGTCTGTAACTGCAGTTCTGGCTGCGGGATGCGGAAGCGGGAAGAGCAGCAGCAACAGTGGTGAAGAGGGAGAGAATACAGTATCAGCAGGTTCTGAAAATGCCGGCAGCAATTCTGCGTCCAGTTCCGGCAGCTCTGATAACGCTGAAGGAGATGAGAAGGGCACAACCGTCTATCCTCTGACGGTGGAGGATGACCTGGGCAATGAGGTAATTATTGAGGAAGAGCCGGAACGGGTAGTTTCCCTGTCTCCTGCCAATACGGAGACGCTGTTTGCCCTGGGCGCGGGAGAGAGGATTGTGGGCAGGACTGATTACTGCAGCTATCCTGAGGAAGCGGCTGAGGTAGAATCGGTGGGGACCTATACTGCGCCCAATACTGAGCTGATTATATCTCTGTCGCCGGATGTGGTATTCGCGTCCGATTATATTGACGACGCTGTCAGAGACCAGGTAGAAGAAGCAGGTGCAAAGGTGGTTGTCTTCTCGGCCAATGATGTGAAGAGTGTGGAGAAGAACATAGAAACAGCCGGGCAGATTCTGAATCTGAATGAAAAAGCTCAGGAACTGACAGAATCCATGACGGCGGAGCTGGAAGAACTCAAGGATGTAATTGCGGAAGGCGGCGCAGAGAAATCTGCATTTATCGATCTGGGTTCTTATTACAGTGCCGGGACAGGATCTCTGCTGGGCAATATGCTGAATGATCTCAGCGTCCGGAATATCGCTGAGGATACGGGCGAGACATGGCCGCAGCTTTCACTTGAAAAAATCATAGAGAGCGATCCGGATATTTATATTTCGCTGTTCACATCGCCGGAGGAGCTAAAGCAGACGTCAGGGCTTAACGACCTGGAGTGCATCAAAAATGGCAACATCATTTATTTTGAAGGTCTGTCGCCGGAGGCGGATATGATCCAGCGGGCAGGCCCCAGAATTGTAGAGGGAACAAAGCTGTTGGCGGAAAAAATCTATCCGGATTTGTTTTCCTGA